Proteins encoded within one genomic window of Psilocybe cubensis strain MGC-MH-2018 chromosome 2, whole genome shotgun sequence:
- a CDS encoding Minor extracellular protease vpr — MKSAAFWALLPSLLSASLVYAVVPISSVKGKSNLPFVPNKFIIEVDTLSDIPTKRSFTRSLDAVYASLQNRAIKFDVTKEFDSNGVFVGAAVVLNDVAAIASTPGVKAIRPVVRFAQPNPVKSHVVTGPTDSQLPVDSESTHVLTGVDKLHAQGISGAGIKIGIIDTGTDYTHPSLGGGIGPGHKVIGGFDFVGDAYDGTNTPVPDPDPLDQCNGHGTHVAGIIGANPGNAFNISGVAFSASISSYRVFGCTGSVTDDILVEALLQGVKDGQDILTLSLGGADGWTEGTATVVASRIAGAGKIVTIAAGNDGAFGSWFTSGPGNGINVISAASLDNTVIPLQNATVHGVDHPPITYFDTFPLPVPGNLPIFATSNDTTVVDDACNPLPDSTPDLSKFVVVVRRGTCTFVQKLTNIAAKGGQVSLIYDNGNGFADITVGNFTAVLIQAADGEFLVQQFAAGVPVTISFPQTGGSFNFPDPAGGLISSFTSYGPTNDFFFKPAVAAPGGNILSTFPVPLGSFAVLSGTSMATPFLAGSSALLLSVKGKSAAVATSARTLFETTAQMIGSSKTDGAPLQTLTQQGAGLVNVFNAIHTTTVVSPGELILNDTANFNPVHQFTVKNTGTSAKTFKLSHIPAGTALTVQAGTIFASDGPVPLVPAGASVTLAPPTFTLRPGQTQTITAIFHPPPQSAFDTSTFPVYSGFIQIAGPSALDILHVSYLGLLGSLREKQVVDDTDVFFGVPLPALLDSQGDVQDSPTNYTFVGDDVPTLLWRLAFGTPAFRVDLVNANINFKPTITSRALGGFGGLGPFFSFPSPHGGGTFAQVKIVGALAEFDFVSRNDDDTSATGDGFSSFVLDTPTFANGTTIPNGAYRVLVRALRVTGNPAREEDWESWLSPVVGVFA, encoded by the exons ATGAAATCTGCGGCATTCTGGGCTCTTCTCCCCTCCTTGCTGAGCGCGAGCTTGGTCTACGCTGTGGTTCCGATCTCGAGCGTCAAGGGGAAGTCCAACCTGCCATTTGTTCCGAATAAATTCATCATCGAAGTTGATACTCTATCGGATATCCCAACGAAGCGTTCGTTTACTAGA TCTTTGGATGCCGTCTACGCCTCTTTGCAAAATAGGGCTATCAAGTTTGACGTTACCAAAGAATTCGACTCCAATGGTGTTTTCGTAGGCGCAGCTGTGGTCCTCAAC GATGTCGCAGCGATTGCCAGCACCCCAGGAGTGAAAGCAATCCGTCCGGTCGTACGGTTCGCCCAACCGAA CCCAGTGAAGTCGCATGTCGTTACTGGACCAACTGACTCGCAGCTTCCGGTCGACTCTGAATCGACCCATGTGCTCACA GGAGTAGACAAGCTGCACGCGCAAGGGATATCTGGCGCAGGTATCAAGATTGGAAT TATTGATACAGGCACCGACTACACACATCCTTCATTGGGAGGTGGTATTGGACCCGGTCATAAAGTTATCGGAGGGTTCGACTTTGTTGGTGACGCTTATGATG GTACAAACACACCAGTCCCTGATCCCGATCCTCTTGACCAATGTAACG GACACGGAACCCATGTTGCT GGAATTATTGGGGCGAACCCAGGTAACGCATTCAACATCAGCGGTGTAGCTTTTAGCGCGTCGATCTCCTCCTATCGTGTATTTGGATGCACAGGATCGGTCACGGATGATA TTCTCGTCGAAGCCCTTCTACAAGGTGTGAAAGACGGACAAGACATTTTGACTCTTTCTCTGGGTGGTGCCGACGGTTGGACGGAGGGCACGGCAACTGTCGTAGCGAGCAGAATTGCAGGCGCCGGCAAGATAGTGACTATTGCTGCTGGAAATGAC GGTGCATTTGGGTCGTGGTTTACTTCTGGACCAGGAAACGGTATCAATGTAATCTCCGCTGCTAGTCTCGACAA CACTGTTATTCCTCTGCAGAACGCGACTGTGCATGGCGTTGACCATCCTCCCATCACATATTTCGACACCTTCCCGCTTCCTGTTCCCGGAAACCTTCCGATCTTTGCTACGTCGAATGACACGACCGTCGTCGATGACGCGTGCAACCCTCTTCCAGACAGCACCCCCGACCTGTCCAAATTCGTGGTCGTCGTTCGTCGTGGTACCTGTACCTTC GTCCAGAAATTGACCAACATTGCGGCGAAAGGAGGACAGGTCTCGTTGATTTACGA TAACGGAAATGGATTTGCTGATATCACAGTCGGAAACTTTACCGCCGTCCTCATCCAAGCTGCCGACGGTGAATTC CTTGTACAACAATTTGCTGCAGGTGTACCCGTCACCATCTCCTTCCCGCAGACCGGCGGCTCTTTCAACTTCCCAGACCCTGCAGGTGGTCTCATCTCATCTTTCACAAG CTACGGCCCAACAAAcgacttcttcttcaaacCCGCCGTGGCCGCACCGGGCGGGAACATCCTCTCAACATTCCCCGTCCCGCTCGGCTCGTTCGCCGTGCTCTCCGGCACATCAATGGCCACGCCCTTCCTCGCCGGAAGCTCTGCGTTGCTGCTGAGCGTGAAGGGCAAgtcggcggcggtggcgacGTCCGCGCGGACGCTTTTTGAGACGACGGCGCAGATGATTGGATCGAGTAAGACGGATGGTGCGCCGCTACAGACGCTCACGCAGCAGGGCGCGGGCTTGGTCAATGTGTTCAATGCGATTCATACGACGACGGTTGTCTCGCCTGGAGAGTTGATTTTGAATGATACGGCTAATTTTAATCCTGT GCATCAGTTTACAGTGAAGAACACTGGAACTTCGGCAAAGACGTTCAAGCTGTCGCATATCCCAGCCGGCACCGCGTTGACTGTCCAAGCA GGCACAATCTTCGCCTCAGACGGACCGGTACCCCTCGTCCCCGCCGGCGCATCCGTTACACTCGCACCCCCAACCTTCACCCTCCGACCAGGGCAAACCCAAACCATCACAGCCATCTTCCACCCACCCCCCCAATCCGCATTCGATACTTCCACATTCCCCGTATACTCTGGCTTTATCCAGATCGCCGGCCCCTCTGCGCTTGATATTCTTCACGTCAGCTACCTGGGGCTTTTGGGGAGTTTGAGGGAGAAGCAGGTGGTGGATGATACGGATGTCTTTTTTGGGGTGCCGTTACCTGCCCTACTGGATTCGCAGGGGGATGTGCAGGATTCGCCGACGAATTATACGTTTGTGGGGGATGATGTGCCGACGCTTTTATGGAG ATTGGCGTTCGGAACACCCGCGTTCCGCGTAGACCTCGTCAATGCGAATATCAACTTTAAACCGACCATCACCTCGCGTGCTCTAGGAGGGTTTGGGGGACTTGGACCATTCTTCAGCTTCCCGTCGCCGCATGGAGGCGGCACGTTCGCGCAGGTCAAGATTGTAGGCGCGCTGGCCGAGTTTGATTTTGTGAGCCGGAACGACGAT GACACAAGCGCGACAGGCGACGGCTTCAGCTCGTTCGTGCTCGACACGCCGACGTTCGCGAACGGGACGACGATCCCGAACGGCGCGTACCGCGTGCTGGTGCGCGCGTTGAGGGTTACGGGTAATCCGGCGCGAGAGGAGGATTGGGAGTCGTGGTTGAGTCCTGTTGTTGGTGTGTTTGCGTAG